The DNA window GCCCCCCTCCCCCCGTGGGTTCACATGCGAGCCCCCATGCACTCGCTCTAACACTACCCCACACATGACGTCTATCTACACATGTATATACTCTCCTTCTTTTACCTGCAGGTCGAACAGATGCTCCACCACTTGCATAAAGGTTCCACGACTCACCCAAATGCCCCTTCCTCACCCAACAGCCCATGGGCTCGCACAACACCACATCTTGTTCCAGCATTCAGACCATTTCGATCCTTCCACATGCGTACATCGCCTCTAGGATAGGCCAACCAAGTTCACCTCCCACTGAGATGAACTTGGCTTTGATACCAACTGTCACAGGCTCACCTTTTCAGGCAGCAGAACACCCGTGCGACACCTTGACTTATCTAAGCTAAGGGCAGCCTTCCAACTATTcgagtaacaatgggctcatttttcACGCGACCACATGCCTCGTGCACACTTCGGTCTCTCGAAAAACTCCCGGcgagtcatgctcgcaagcatccTTGAGTGCATCCATGCATTGAGGCTCTCTAGCCAAAATACTCGTACTATCCATAGGTTCTCACTATGATAAGACAAATTCCAATACCGTCGCTCACCTAGTCTCTCAtgaccaaggtagcatgtgtggcaAGATGCCAACACCAAACTGACGTGCCAACACTTCTAatcatgccccattcgatactATACGAACAGTCTCCCTCATCGAccaaggactcccatacgtccatggTCTAATACTCAAGGCACCATGCCTCCACACATGTAGGCAGGCCCTTGAGACAAGCCACCAAACTAGTAGCATACGTTAGACCTCTGTCTCTTTCCAGCATAGTGCATCCGTCCCATTCGCGTATGCAAACTAGCCCACGAATGACTACTcgtgtcatctcgtgttgagactAATGGCCAACGCGCACCACAACGTCTCTTGGAGGTTTAGGCCATGTCTCGTGCAAGCAGCATATCGACAAGCCAATGAAAATGTACCCGCTAACCTCTGACAGTATTCTTAGACGCACTACCGGGTGAGCCCGATAGTGTCCATGAGTATTCAAcctcatggagacatatgagtcccttcgtggtcctcatatgcccgTCCTACTAGTCCCACTGACAAGTAAtagctcacttagcaccaaggtgcCAGGGGGTGATGGAGAGCTAACACCGGGTACTCcccccttaaagagcattctgagcttttagccttctaccaAGAACATATATGATTTTTACTTTGTAGACATATGGTGAtcaccatataccaaatcatagaGTTTCTCATATCTAATTGTGCCATTGTATTCAtagacccaaataaatggcGAAGATCAAGTCCCGTCCCGTTccggacaatattgaagatattgaCGAAAATACCACTAACgtacaaactaagcatcagcatGCCACCAGCATGCACACCAACATGCACCACTACTTGACCACCACTTGACCAACTTGTGGGCATCTGGAGGATCTTTAACTGCTCTTCTCGAAGCACTGCTTGATGCTATCCGGAAACTTGCTATGCTGGATAATTATCTCGCTTGGACGAGTCATCTTTCTATCATCTGGATGGCTTGACTTTGCTTATGGATGTGATCCATTATCTTGACTGGGCTACGTTTAGGCCTTTAATAATTGAACTAAACAATTTTGTAATTACACGTGTCTTTCTTTCGGAAATATAGataataatactttttttttaatgttaaaaCTTTATaagattgatttttgaattgttATTTCAAtgtttgataataataatagtgtAAATCGTTCCAACTGCACCACACCACACTGCATTTTCGTAGTGTggattttacaattttaaaatcTCGGCATTGcagtttaaaaaattacaaaatccgCATATCTAGTATGAAAAATAGGTCACTACTGTTTGCACCGCGAACATCCCTAACATTTAATAAGGGATAGACACCTGCATTgcacgaaagatttcgaaacaACTTGCCATTTGAATTTGAAGGAGAAGCAGAGTTAGGTTCCTTTGGGTGTATTTGTAACAATCCTAAAACCCTCTCCAAATCCGAAATCAGTTACAGCACTTTGCAATCTGACAGTCGCCCCCTGATTAGGTTTCGACGAAGAACTCGGAGGCAGGAAGACAACAATGGCTCGAAATGAAGAGAAGGCTCAGTCTATGCTCAATCGTTTCGTCACCTTGAAAGCTGAAGAAAACAAGAAGCCCAAGGAGCGTCGTCCGTTCTTGGCATCAGAATGCCGAGACTTAGCCGATGCCGACAAGTGGCGCCAGCAGATCATGCGAGAGATTGGTCGCAAGGTTGCCGAGATTCAGAACGAGGGACTCGGCGAGCATCGCCTACGGGACCTCAATGACGAGATTAACAAGCTTATCCGGGAGAAATCTCACTGGGAACGCCGTATCGTGGAGCTCGGTGGCCCCAATTACGCTAAGAACTCGGCCAAGATGACTGACCTAGACGGCAATATTGTTGACGTTCCAAACCCTAGCGGCCGTGGCCCTGGATACCGGTATTTTGGCGCGGCAAAGAAGTTACCGGGGGTTCGGGAGCTTTTCGAGAAGCCGCCGGAGCTTAGGAAGCGGCGGACGAGGTACGACATTTACAAGAGAATCGATGCGAGCTATTATGGATACAGGGACGATGAGGATGGGGTTCTGGGGAGAGTGGAGGCGCCTGCGGAGGATAAAATGAGGGCTGGGGCGGTGGCGGACTGGCGGAGGATGGAGGAGATAAGGAAAGAGGCAAAGAGGTCAGTAAAGAGCGGCGAAGTGGCTATGGTGGCGAAGGAGGTGTTGTTTGAGGAGGAGGAGGATGTGGTGGAGGAAGAGAGGAGAagcgagagagagagggaattGAGGGAGAGCACTGAGAAGGAAAAGGAGTTTATAGTACATGTGCCTTTGCCTGATGACAGAGAGATTGAGAGAATGGTGGTGGAGAAGAAGAAGTTGGAGCTATTGAGCAAGTATGCTAGTGAGGGACTTTTGGAGGAGCAGACCGAGGCCAAACAGATGCTCAATATACAGCGTTAGGTTGCTTGGGTATGCtttctcttttcctttttgctaaGGTTCTTGTAATTCTTGGAATTGGGTAATGGAATTAAAGATGTCTTGTTAATCTTTTAATCACATGTTTTTGTGTTTATTCTATCTTCATTTCTACctattttcttctcttattCTATCAAAAGACCATTGTTGAGTGGAAAACAACTTGAGCAGATTgatttccaaaaatatatttcaattttatGTCTCTGCTTGAGTATCTTCGTGGAAGGCACAACATTGTTGTTTAACTAGAATTGGAACCCTGATGGTACTAATATTAGTGTGTGCAAAGAACCATCCTTGAATTGAACATTGCTTTTATGGTAAAAGTAAGTGCAAAGTTGCTCACAAAAGATGCAAATCATTTTAGAACTTTTAATTACTCTAGGAACAAGTCATTAGTACATTCATAGGGGATCAAAGTTGTTTGTGGACAAAACGCAGCTCTTTGTGTcataaaaacaaagaaaatggCCAAAGAGAAGAGATGTAGATTTTAAATGTTTGTTCAACTAATAGTGTACCAAAAACATGTACTGTCAACTAGATTAGAAGTAACCACAGTGGTGTTTGCCCAGACCGTGGGTAATCTGTTCTGTTGGGGATTACCCTTTTCAATTTTTGGTTTCTTTGGTTCAGTATTTGGTATAACTATGATATGATCAACCAAACTTTCTCTTTTGAATGGCCCATAGGTGTATTGCTGGGGATTTTGATGGGCTTTCCATATTAAAGGATCCATATGACAGAATTTTTATAAGTCTTTTAGACTTGCAATCCATTATGATGTATCAGTTTGTGATGGGATTTTTGGACTTGCAAAGTATTAGTTTGTGAAGGGATTTTTAATAGTAAGTTTATGAATTTACATAGTTTTGGGGTACCTGAAAGTAAATCCTTTTTGCCATGTTTTAGTGCTCATTTTCATGTTTGCAGTCTTCGTATTTTATTGGGAAAATCCATTTTCTCCTAATGTCTAGCCTCTAGGTGTGTAGTTGGATCTTCATTCATGAAAGCTTAACAATAATATTCGTGACTTGATGATACATAGagcatatattttgtttttacgaAATTGGTTGTATATGCAAGGATAGTAATGTGATCCTTGATATCTTTATTTACATTGTCCATTTTCTGAATTTAATTTAGGTGTTACCATAGTAGTGTTTGGAGTTGTTTAGGACAGTATTAAGGTTTGGCTTTAGTTGGTAAATAATGAAAAAGAATTATAAGCTTTcatgttttattatttgttgaGGGAATTGTTTCTTTGTTGTAGTTTGTGATTGCTTATCTTGTGGGCTGACTTTCCTCATTTAATACTATTGCTTCTTATCAAATGATGAATAAAACGATAATTGTACAATATACCTTGTGTACACGCTGATGTTAACGGTCTTGCCAATCCACTTTTTAATTCTCACAGGACCCTATACTACTTCATGCAAAGATGAGCAGAGCAGTAAAATCTATGGACCCATTAGTCTCTCCACAAACTAGGAATTGTTTAAAAGGGCTGAATTGCTGGATGGATTGTCAAGAAAAGGGTTGCATAGTTCTAGTGATCATTCACTTTCTTTAGGTTTTTGCATCCAGTGTCATAGATTTCTTGATACAAACGGTGCTTCAGTATGCTGGTAGTC is part of the Cannabis sativa cultivar Pink pepper isolate KNU-18-1 chromosome 5, ASM2916894v1, whole genome shotgun sequence genome and encodes:
- the LOC115716719 gene encoding uncharacterized protein LOC115716719, whose protein sequence is MARNEEKAQSMLNRFVTLKAEENKKPKERRPFLASECRDLADADKWRQQIMREIGRKVAEIQNEGLGEHRLRDLNDEINKLIREKSHWERRIVELGGPNYAKNSAKMTDLDGNIVDVPNPSGRGPGYRYFGAAKKLPGVRELFEKPPELRKRRTRYDIYKRIDASYYGYRDDEDGVLGRVEAPAEDKMRAGAVADWRRMEEIRKEAKRSVKSGEVAMVAKEVLFEEEEDVVEEERRSERERELRESTEKEKEFIVHVPLPDDREIERMVVEKKKLELLSKYASEGLLEEQTEAKQMLNIQR